The following coding sequences are from one Arthrobacter sp. PvP023 window:
- a CDS encoding LacI family DNA-binding transcriptional regulator gives MARTTDRAQRGGHSGVSIEDVAAAAGVSTATVSRAVRGLPRVSPATREKILEVAGALGYVASSSASGLATGRTKTIGVLAPFVSRWFFSKAIEGADRELHARQYNLSLFNLGGHGSNRERLFSKTMVYKQIDALLVLCMALTHEEIEHLQKIDIPLVVVGGHVEECPYIGIDDYAAASTAVRHLISLGHKDIALLHGDDETDLNFDVPRVRIKAFQDVMAGSGLPVRPEWDEWGDFTVRSGQDAFTRMWARPGPKPTAIFCASDEMAMGVIFEANKMGVRVPEELSVIGIDDHDFSDAMGLTTVRQRPDEQAELGTKMLLDELDGAVGAVHSEVAPHQLIVRRTTAPPPSHRQA, from the coding sequence TTGGCACGCACAACAGACAGGGCTCAACGGGGCGGCCATTCCGGCGTCAGCATTGAGGACGTCGCCGCCGCAGCCGGGGTTTCTACAGCCACAGTCTCGCGCGCAGTCCGCGGCCTGCCCAGGGTTTCGCCGGCCACCCGGGAAAAAATTCTCGAGGTGGCCGGCGCCTTGGGTTATGTGGCATCCTCATCCGCCTCGGGCCTGGCGACGGGACGGACCAAGACCATCGGCGTGCTGGCACCATTCGTCAGCCGCTGGTTCTTCTCCAAGGCCATTGAGGGCGCGGACCGTGAACTGCACGCGCGCCAGTACAACCTTTCGCTGTTCAACCTGGGCGGCCATGGCAGCAACCGTGAACGGCTCTTCAGCAAGACCATGGTCTATAAGCAGATCGATGCCCTCCTGGTGCTGTGTATGGCTCTGACCCACGAAGAAATAGAGCATCTGCAGAAGATCGACATCCCCCTGGTGGTGGTGGGCGGCCATGTGGAGGAGTGCCCCTACATCGGCATCGACGACTACGCCGCGGCGTCCACTGCCGTCCGGCACCTGATCAGCCTCGGCCACAAGGACATCGCGCTACTTCACGGCGACGACGAAACCGACCTCAACTTCGATGTTCCCCGCGTCCGCATCAAGGCGTTCCAGGACGTCATGGCCGGATCCGGGCTGCCTGTCCGTCCGGAGTGGGACGAGTGGGGCGACTTCACGGTCCGGAGCGGGCAGGATGCATTCACCCGGATGTGGGCCCGGCCCGGTCCGAAGCCCACTGCGATCTTCTGTGCTTCGGACGAGATGGCCATGGGCGTCATTTTCGAAGCCAACAAAATGGGTGTCCGCGTGCCGGAGGAACTGTCCGTCATCGGAATCGATGACCACGATTTTTCGGATGCCATGGGACTGACCACCGTGCGGCAGCGGCCGGACGAGCAGGCTGAACTCGGCACCAAGATGCTGCTGGACGAACTGGACGGCGCCGTAGGTGCGGTCCACTCGGAAGTGGCACCCCACCAGCTCATCGTCAGAAGGACGACGGCGCCGCCTCCGTCCCACAGGCAGGCTTAG
- a CDS encoding carbohydrate ABC transporter permease encodes MTVMPVPDEAAKNTRTESKRVGRAVDPDDAAPIMRRVKGKLTSRWATAAAVVIAVVWTVPTFGLLVSSIRPAAKQVGPRSDGWWNFFADWDFTFKNYVDVTAAAGSQSANLSQYFVNSLAIVVPVTVFVLVLASMAAYIFAWGNFKGREAGFIFVFALQIIPLQMALIPLLQLFTQVLQIPPGSYTQLWIAHTIFGLPLGIFLLHNFISEIPGEVIEAAKVDGAGHTTIFWRIILPLSVPALASLAIFQFLWVWNDLLVALVFSGGTADVAPITQRLAEISGTRGSRDYLNPAAAFVSIIVPLAVFFGLQRYFVRGLLAGGLKG; translated from the coding sequence ATGACCGTCATGCCAGTGCCGGACGAGGCGGCGAAAAACACTCGTACCGAATCAAAGCGCGTGGGGCGTGCGGTCGATCCTGACGATGCCGCCCCCATCATGCGCAGGGTCAAAGGCAAACTGACTTCGCGCTGGGCCACGGCTGCCGCCGTCGTCATCGCCGTCGTGTGGACCGTGCCCACTTTCGGCCTGCTGGTCTCTTCCATCCGTCCGGCGGCCAAGCAGGTGGGCCCGCGCTCCGACGGCTGGTGGAATTTCTTTGCGGACTGGGATTTTACCTTCAAGAACTACGTTGACGTCACCGCAGCAGCGGGCTCTCAATCGGCCAACCTGTCGCAGTACTTCGTCAATTCGCTCGCAATCGTGGTCCCGGTGACGGTTTTTGTCCTGGTGCTGGCGTCCATGGCCGCCTACATCTTCGCATGGGGTAATTTTAAGGGCAGGGAGGCAGGATTCATCTTCGTCTTTGCCCTCCAGATCATTCCCCTGCAAATGGCCCTCATTCCCCTCCTTCAGCTCTTCACCCAGGTTCTGCAAATCCCGCCAGGTTCCTATACCCAGCTGTGGATTGCCCATACTATCTTTGGGCTTCCGCTGGGCATTTTCTTGCTCCACAATTTCATCTCCGAGATTCCCGGCGAAGTGATCGAGGCAGCCAAGGTGGACGGTGCTGGCCACACCACGATATTTTGGCGGATCATCCTTCCGCTGTCCGTGCCTGCTCTCGCTTCGCTGGCGATATTCCAGTTCCTGTGGGTCTGGAACGATCTCCTTGTGGCGCTGGTATTCTCCGGCGGAACAGCGGATGTCGCCCCAATCACGCAGCGGCTCGCGGAGATCTCGGGCACACGAGGGAGCAGGGACTACCTAAACCCGGCAGCAGCGTTTGTGTCCATCATCGTGCCGCTGGCCGTATTCTTCGGCCTGCAGCGTTATTTCGTCAGGGGCCTTCTTGCCGGGGGGCTCAAGGGCTGA
- a CDS encoding carbohydrate ABC transporter permease: protein MDFIGGKLLQVVIALAVFAAIIGLLMLLVDRAPKSAKDKITVIGFLAPAAVLLLVGLVYPAVQTSFLAFTDSAGRLNGLDNFVWMFTQPEALATLRNTVIWTVLVPLLSTVFGLAYAVFIDKARGERILKALVFMPMAISFVGAGIIWKLVYDYRGPGIEQTGVLNALRVALGMEPKQFLLDAPENTVFLIIVMVWIQTGFAMVILSAAIKGVPMELVEAARLDGANPWQQFRNVTVPGIRGSLVVVLTTITIATLKVFDIVRTMTAGNYDTSVVANEMYTQAFRAGEPGRGAALALILFLMVLPIVVYNARVLRQQKEIR, encoded by the coding sequence TTGGACTTTATCGGAGGAAAGCTCCTTCAGGTCGTGATCGCCCTTGCAGTCTTCGCCGCGATCATCGGACTACTCATGCTCTTGGTGGATAGGGCTCCCAAGTCCGCCAAAGACAAAATAACCGTCATCGGATTCCTCGCACCGGCCGCCGTCCTCCTGCTTGTTGGGCTGGTCTATCCCGCTGTTCAGACGTCCTTCCTGGCCTTCACTGATTCCGCTGGACGACTGAATGGCCTCGATAACTTCGTCTGGATGTTTACGCAACCGGAAGCGCTGGCCACGCTGCGTAATACTGTCATCTGGACAGTCCTGGTTCCGCTGCTGTCCACCGTTTTTGGCCTTGCTTACGCTGTATTCATCGATAAGGCCCGCGGCGAGAGAATCCTCAAAGCACTTGTATTCATGCCAATGGCCATCTCCTTCGTGGGAGCGGGCATTATCTGGAAGCTGGTTTACGACTATCGCGGGCCCGGAATTGAGCAGACCGGTGTCTTGAACGCCCTACGGGTGGCGCTCGGCATGGAACCCAAACAATTCCTGTTGGACGCCCCGGAAAACACGGTCTTCCTGATCATTGTCATGGTCTGGATCCAAACCGGCTTCGCCATGGTGATACTCTCTGCCGCCATCAAGGGTGTTCCGATGGAGTTAGTGGAAGCTGCCCGACTTGACGGTGCCAACCCCTGGCAACAGTTCCGGAACGTTACAGTCCCCGGAATACGCGGATCCCTGGTGGTAGTACTGACCACCATAACCATCGCGACGTTGAAAGTCTTCGACATTGTCCGCACGATGACTGCCGGAAACTACGACACCTCGGTAGTCGCGAACGAGATGTACACGCAGGCTTTCCGTGCCGGCGAACCGGGGAGGGGCGCAGCACTGGCCCTGATCCTCTTCCTCATGGTCCTGCCCATCGTGGTTTACAACGCCCGAGTCCTCCGTCAGCAGAAGGAAATCCGATGA
- a CDS encoding ABC transporter substrate-binding protein produces MKNRKYLLPVAATGILALALTACSGSNSGGGQTASADCSKYESYGKHDGKTISVYSTIVDLEATNLEKTWAAFEQCTGATIKYEGSKEFETQIGVRAKAGNAPDIAIFPQPGLMADQARAGNLKPAPKAVSDAVDKNWSADWKKYGTVDGVFYTAPMLANVKGYVWYAPKTFKDKGWDVPKTWDEMMELSKKIADDGAMKPWCAGFESGEATGWPGTDWVEDVVLRAQGPEVYDQWVSHKIPFNDPRIVEALDKTGEILLDDKMVNGGFGDVRSILTTGFAQAGQPVLDGQCAMHHQANFQASNWPEGTVIAPEGDVWAFMTPPIDASKGQTITGGGEMVGAYKDTPEVQAFQTYMASAEFANDRVKLGGVISANKGLDPNNAQSELDKLSINLLQSKETVFRFDGSDLMPGAVGSNSFWKGIVAWINGTPSKEVADSIESSWPKS; encoded by the coding sequence ATGAAGAACCGCAAGTATCTGCTGCCCGTGGCAGCGACCGGAATCCTGGCATTAGCCCTGACCGCGTGCAGCGGGTCCAACAGCGGGGGTGGCCAGACGGCCAGCGCTGATTGCTCCAAATACGAGAGCTACGGAAAACACGACGGAAAGACCATCTCCGTCTACTCGACCATCGTGGACCTTGAAGCAACCAACCTCGAAAAAACGTGGGCCGCATTCGAGCAGTGCACAGGCGCGACGATCAAGTATGAAGGCAGCAAAGAATTCGAGACCCAGATCGGGGTCCGGGCAAAGGCAGGCAACGCACCCGACATCGCCATCTTCCCGCAACCGGGCCTCATGGCAGACCAAGCCCGGGCCGGCAACCTGAAGCCTGCACCAAAAGCTGTATCTGATGCGGTGGATAAGAACTGGTCAGCCGACTGGAAGAAGTACGGCACTGTTGACGGCGTCTTCTACACCGCACCCATGCTGGCCAACGTCAAGGGCTACGTCTGGTATGCACCTAAGACTTTCAAGGACAAGGGCTGGGACGTTCCAAAGACGTGGGACGAAATGATGGAGCTGTCCAAGAAGATCGCAGACGACGGCGCCATGAAGCCCTGGTGCGCAGGTTTCGAGTCCGGTGAAGCCACCGGCTGGCCAGGAACGGACTGGGTCGAGGATGTCGTTCTCCGCGCTCAAGGTCCGGAGGTTTACGACCAGTGGGTCAGCCACAAGATCCCATTTAATGATCCCAGGATCGTTGAAGCTCTGGACAAAACCGGTGAAATCCTGCTGGATGACAAGATGGTCAACGGCGGCTTCGGGGATGTGCGCTCCATCTTGACGACTGGCTTCGCCCAAGCTGGCCAGCCCGTACTTGATGGCCAGTGCGCCATGCACCATCAGGCCAACTTCCAAGCTTCCAACTGGCCGGAAGGCACCGTCATTGCTCCCGAAGGAGACGTCTGGGCGTTTATGACTCCGCCTATTGATGCAAGCAAGGGACAGACCATCACCGGTGGTGGCGAGATGGTGGGTGCTTACAAGGACACCCCCGAGGTGCAGGCATTCCAGACCTACATGGCAAGCGCGGAGTTTGCCAACGACCGGGTCAAGCTCGGCGGTGTGATTAGCGCCAACAAGGGCCTGGATCCAAACAACGCGCAGTCCGAACTGGACAAGCTCTCTATCAACCTGCTGCAGAGCAAAGAAACCGTCTTCCGCTTTGATGGGTCGGACCTGATGCCCGGCGCCGTTGGTTCCAACTCGTTCTGGAAGGGCATCGTCGCGTGGATCAACGGGACGCCTTCCAAGGAAGTTGCCGACAGTATTGAGAGCAGCTGGCCCAAGAGCTAG
- a CDS encoding DUF6286 domain-containing protein, which produces MNNATDVRSKGSHAAGNGASGRSSGVSAAGEPDPRGAGMRRILDRETRSSRAAVSGIAAVLVVVLCGYGLLEAAVRAVGQPPWLIDPQTAAERLIALPQGMPPLLLGVIGAVTAMAGLFFLLNAVLPGRRARHLLPDPRAGVVVDDEVIASALARRARLAANVTQEQVMVVVSQRQVTVNVRPTSGVQVSENAVLAAVLEELREMALEPMPEVRVNVATSGVIGA; this is translated from the coding sequence GTGAACAACGCCACCGACGTCCGCTCAAAGGGCAGCCATGCAGCGGGAAATGGTGCCTCCGGCAGGAGCTCCGGCGTCTCAGCTGCCGGAGAACCGGATCCCCGGGGCGCCGGTATGCGCCGGATCCTCGACCGCGAAACGCGTTCCTCGCGTGCCGCAGTGTCAGGGATCGCCGCGGTCCTGGTGGTCGTGCTGTGCGGTTACGGGCTCCTTGAAGCCGCGGTGCGCGCAGTCGGGCAGCCGCCGTGGCTCATCGATCCGCAGACCGCCGCGGAACGACTTATTGCGCTTCCCCAGGGCATGCCGCCGCTGCTGCTCGGTGTCATCGGAGCGGTGACGGCCATGGCGGGGCTGTTCTTCCTGCTCAACGCCGTCCTGCCCGGCCGCCGTGCGCGGCATTTGCTTCCGGACCCCCGGGCCGGAGTGGTGGTGGACGACGAAGTCATCGCCTCCGCGCTGGCCCGCCGTGCGCGGCTGGCCGCGAACGTCACGCAGGAACAGGTGATGGTGGTGGTGTCGCAGCGCCAGGTGACTGTCAACGTGCGGCCCACCTCGGGGGTTCAGGTCAGCGAGAACGCCGTGCTGGCCGCCGTGCTCGAGGAGCTGCGGGAAATGGCTCTTGAACCGATGCCGGAAGTGCGGGTCAACGTGGCCACGTCAGGGGTGATCGGGGCATGA
- a CDS encoding Asp23/Gls24 family envelope stress response protein: MEYQNPHPAPGAHADPAVALPAGTGRTVISETAVAKVAGIAARAVPGVYSLGTGPSRALGAIRDAVGSSDHAAGVHAEVGETQVAVDINLVAVYGTPLHSLADQVRAAVYAAVEELVGLQVIEVNVEINDVYVAGPAKPGLPVEARTEREAIQ; the protein is encoded by the coding sequence ATGGAATACCAGAACCCACATCCCGCGCCGGGGGCCCACGCTGATCCAGCCGTTGCCCTGCCGGCCGGTACCGGACGCACCGTCATTTCCGAAACGGCAGTAGCCAAGGTCGCAGGCATCGCCGCCCGGGCCGTTCCGGGGGTCTATTCGCTGGGCACCGGTCCGTCCCGCGCCCTGGGGGCCATCCGGGACGCCGTCGGCAGCTCCGACCACGCCGCCGGTGTCCACGCGGAGGTCGGCGAGACGCAGGTGGCAGTGGACATCAACCTCGTGGCCGTCTACGGGACGCCGCTGCATTCCCTGGCGGACCAGGTGCGAGCCGCCGTCTATGCCGCGGTGGAAGAGCTCGTCGGCCTGCAGGTCATCGAGGTCAACGTGGAGATCAATGACGTCTACGTAGCAGGGCCGGCAAAGCCCGGCCTGCCCGTGGAAGCCCGGACTGAGAGGGAGGCCATCCAGTGA
- a CDS encoding glycoside hydrolase family 68 protein, with translation MHKHPNTHRMLRWRPAAAALATAVAASAFLAVPSAQANEPSDPPATQQMPAPTPGFPLPTDHSQKAYDPAADFTSKWTRADAKQIMAQSDSTVAPGQNSMSPDVTMPEIPEDFPAMNDDVWVWDTWSLTDENANQISYKGWDVIFSLVADRHAGYGFDQRHWNARIGYFFRKTNADPAKDKWNYGGHVFADGASIGNTEWSGSTRLMQGNQVNVFYTATTFYDVAERNAGGGGIAPDAAIAKALGKIHADQNGVTFDGFKHTKLLEPDGKMYQNKAQNPGFAFRDPYTFADPAHPGKTFMVFEGNTGGTRGEYECKPEDLGYKAGDPNAESVNEVNSSGAYYQTANVGLAVADNKDLTKWSFLPPILSANCVNDQTERPQIFIQNEGGKNKYYLFTISHQFTYAAGMRGPDGVYGFVGDGVRSDYQPMNNSGLALGSPTDLNLPSESPEAPTPNQNGRQFQAYSHYVQPGGLVQSFIDNVNGVRGGSLSPTVKINFRDGVSQVDRTFGKNGLGPFGYLPTNLKVGGEGLYK, from the coding sequence ATGCACAAGCACCCCAATACCCACCGGATGCTGCGGTGGCGTCCCGCCGCCGCAGCACTGGCAACGGCCGTGGCGGCTTCGGCCTTCCTTGCCGTTCCGTCGGCCCAGGCCAACGAACCCTCGGACCCGCCCGCCACCCAGCAGATGCCGGCACCCACCCCCGGCTTCCCGCTGCCCACCGATCACAGCCAGAAGGCCTACGATCCGGCGGCGGACTTCACCTCCAAGTGGACCCGCGCCGATGCCAAGCAGATCATGGCACAGAGCGACTCCACCGTGGCTCCCGGCCAGAACTCGATGAGCCCGGACGTCACCATGCCGGAAATCCCCGAGGATTTCCCCGCGATGAACGACGACGTCTGGGTCTGGGACACGTGGTCCCTGACCGACGAAAACGCCAATCAGATCAGCTACAAGGGCTGGGACGTCATCTTCTCCCTGGTTGCCGACCGCCACGCCGGCTACGGCTTCGACCAGCGCCACTGGAACGCCCGGATCGGATACTTCTTCCGCAAGACCAACGCCGACCCGGCCAAGGATAAGTGGAACTACGGCGGACACGTCTTCGCTGACGGGGCTTCCATCGGCAACACCGAGTGGTCCGGTTCCACCCGCCTGATGCAGGGCAACCAGGTCAATGTGTTCTACACGGCCACCACGTTCTACGACGTTGCCGAACGCAACGCAGGCGGCGGCGGCATCGCCCCTGACGCGGCCATTGCCAAGGCGCTGGGCAAGATCCACGCCGACCAGAACGGTGTCACGTTCGACGGCTTCAAGCACACCAAGCTGCTGGAGCCGGACGGCAAGATGTACCAGAACAAGGCCCAGAACCCGGGCTTCGCCTTCCGCGACCCGTACACGTTCGCCGACCCCGCCCACCCGGGCAAGACCTTCATGGTCTTCGAAGGCAACACCGGCGGCACCCGCGGCGAATACGAGTGCAAGCCCGAGGACCTTGGCTACAAGGCCGGCGACCCGAACGCGGAAAGCGTCAACGAGGTCAACAGCAGCGGCGCCTACTACCAGACCGCCAACGTGGGGCTGGCAGTGGCGGACAACAAGGATCTGACCAAGTGGTCCTTCCTGCCGCCGATCCTTTCGGCCAACTGCGTCAACGACCAGACCGAACGTCCGCAGATCTTCATCCAGAATGAAGGCGGCAAGAACAAGTACTACCTGTTCACCATCAGCCACCAGTTCACCTACGCGGCCGGCATGCGCGGCCCCGACGGCGTCTACGGCTTCGTGGGCGACGGTGTCCGTTCGGACTACCAGCCGATGAACAACAGCGGCCTGGCCCTGGGCTCGCCGACGGACCTGAACCTTCCGTCCGAGTCCCCGGAGGCACCCACCCCGAACCAGAACGGCCGCCAGTTCCAGGCCTACTCGCACTACGTGCAGCCGGGCGGCCTGGTGCAGTCCTTCATTGACAACGTGAACGGCGTCCGCGGCGGCTCACTCTCGCCCACCGTGAAGATCAACTTCCGTGACGGCGTGTCCCAGGTTGACCGCACCTTCGGCAAGAACGGCCTCGGTCCGTTCGGCTACCTGCCCACCAACCTCAAGGTCGGCGGCGAGGGCCTCTACAAGTAA
- a CDS encoding glycoside hydrolase family 32 protein, with protein sequence MSKRLVAGITAAALGLGTLAAGSVLAPAMLAPPARAVPGGPFPAGPVTLGSSTSPMPDVVGVSGNWTRQSGGGQSAVAPPGHNAAAISEQRISGTARYTAGVSVDPGSPYAVGALVFRSAADASSGYAATIDPNLDRVRLFDLATGQDVAPPAAVPLDTGRSYSVDVHVDGPRIYVAVDGVARIDTSDQRYQSGHVGLHAYNGAVNFSEPRVRSIDANVSGWQADGAGWAATATGFRGTAAVGTNLRAVATDQAPQVTDFTADVQVTSPDAVGALLFRTNSAGTAGYAAEVDANAGRLRLYRIEDNATLGTFATDITVNAVYRLRVTADGGQLAVHWQTDLLDPNGYAPAITATDAAHGSGHVGLLAFNGSTVFQGMILKGLDTSLQGWRTGSGSWEPDVRGLRGATDGLAAGADAARFVPAVASDVVASLDLDVAAPATAAVVVRSAPDGTGGTELRVDPGAGTVQLKDRTTGTVLASGAVPPDSFAAGQLNRIQLTVRGGQAAALINGVQAVAGPAGQAAGAGFGLRVSGGGAYFQNVRADDVDSYMNGLYQPGYHYSQNSGNSSDPNGLVYFDGEYHLFHQDRGRWAHAVSTDLLHWKQLPIALPHLAAGESWSGSAVVDANDSSGLFDGGQGLVAFYTSFNHDAPNGNQSVRAAYSKDHGRTWSIVQAAPVVENPGGPTGSWDFRDPKVTWDAASGKWIMVVAGGDHLRFHTSTDLVHWTFTSSFGYGDWVRGGVWECPDFFELPVEGKPGVKRWVLWWSTGAVRPTNGSSAQYVTGSWNGTSFTADTGPEQVLQADSGRDYYAAMSFFGAPDGRRIMLGWMSNWDYAFSPPTGRWNGQLSAPRQLSLKELPDAGLRLAQEPVTELAALRTATWQASEVTVTPTSANPLAAASGRSFELEAEVAIPSSGGASGFTFGLRKGTPGGAATGTAQETLLRYAAGTGSSATGTMTVDRGQSGRGDFTRYFAGAMADNSSTAWSSETVTLAGGGSERRVKLRALVDSSSVELFGGDGTAAITSLVFPDPSSAGLSFSTSGGTARLVSAKVHQLADTSRLTAAPPSAVLPQGRGTARHNLDSYSVVPGGRWESTGAGLAGTFDKDSTAMSAASYSDVRVAATVRFGSGPYAGAMLNSDRVPERGYGGAGSVLLRASADGATGYYVNLDPNLRLARVFKLQDGVFDPAASVLASVPVLLSHGVSYSLEAAAAGERLTVKLDGVEILAVNDASLSSGKVGLNVFDGRAAYQDVLVTGSG encoded by the coding sequence ATGTCCAAAAGGTTAGTTGCAGGTATTACCGCGGCCGCGCTCGGCCTTGGCACCCTGGCTGCGGGGTCCGTCCTGGCCCCGGCCATGCTGGCCCCGCCCGCCCGGGCCGTTCCGGGCGGGCCTTTCCCCGCCGGCCCGGTCACGCTGGGCAGCAGCACCAGTCCCATGCCGGACGTGGTGGGCGTCAGTGGAAACTGGACCAGGCAGTCCGGCGGCGGCCAGTCCGCCGTCGCCCCGCCGGGCCATAACGCCGCCGCCATCAGTGAGCAGCGCATCAGCGGCACCGCCCGGTACACGGCCGGAGTCTCAGTCGACCCCGGCAGCCCGTATGCCGTAGGTGCCCTGGTCTTCCGCAGTGCAGCCGATGCCAGCAGCGGCTATGCGGCCACCATCGATCCCAACCTGGACAGGGTCCGGCTGTTCGACCTGGCCACCGGACAGGACGTGGCACCTCCCGCCGCCGTTCCGCTGGACACGGGGCGGAGCTACTCCGTGGACGTCCACGTGGACGGACCCCGGATCTACGTGGCGGTGGACGGCGTGGCCCGGATCGACACCTCGGACCAGCGCTACCAGAGCGGCCATGTGGGCCTCCACGCCTACAACGGCGCAGTGAACTTCAGCGAGCCCCGGGTACGCAGCATCGACGCCAACGTCAGCGGCTGGCAGGCGGACGGCGCCGGATGGGCTGCCACGGCCACCGGCTTTCGGGGGACCGCTGCGGTCGGCACCAACCTCCGGGCTGTTGCCACGGACCAGGCACCTCAGGTCACGGACTTCACCGCCGATGTGCAGGTGACGTCGCCGGATGCCGTCGGCGCGCTCCTCTTTCGCACCAACTCAGCCGGAACCGCCGGGTACGCGGCCGAAGTGGATGCCAACGCCGGCCGGCTGCGGCTGTACCGGATCGAGGACAACGCCACCCTGGGCACCTTCGCGACGGACATCACCGTCAACGCGGTGTACCGGCTGCGGGTGACGGCCGACGGCGGACAGCTCGCCGTGCACTGGCAGACGGACCTGCTGGACCCCAACGGCTACGCCCCGGCCATCACGGCAACAGACGCCGCGCACGGCTCCGGCCATGTTGGCCTTCTCGCCTTCAACGGCAGCACCGTGTTCCAGGGCATGATTCTCAAAGGCCTGGACACCTCCCTGCAGGGCTGGCGCACCGGCTCGGGCAGCTGGGAACCGGACGTCCGCGGCCTGCGCGGAGCAACCGACGGCCTGGCCGCCGGAGCGGACGCCGCACGTTTCGTCCCGGCGGTGGCGTCCGACGTCGTCGCCTCCCTGGACCTGGACGTCGCCGCTCCGGCAACGGCCGCCGTCGTGGTCCGGAGCGCGCCCGACGGCACCGGCGGTACCGAACTCAGGGTGGACCCCGGAGCAGGAACGGTGCAGCTGAAGGACCGCACCACCGGGACTGTCCTTGCCAGCGGGGCCGTACCGCCGGACAGCTTTGCCGCCGGCCAGCTCAACCGCATCCAGCTCACCGTCCGCGGCGGACAGGCCGCGGCGCTGATCAACGGCGTCCAGGCCGTTGCCGGGCCGGCCGGGCAGGCGGCAGGCGCCGGCTTCGGGCTGCGGGTCAGCGGGGGCGGCGCCTACTTCCAGAACGTCCGGGCAGACGACGTTGACAGCTACATGAACGGCCTCTACCAGCCCGGGTACCACTACAGCCAGAATTCCGGGAACAGTTCGGACCCCAACGGCCTGGTGTATTTCGACGGCGAATACCACCTGTTCCACCAGGACCGCGGCCGCTGGGCGCACGCCGTCAGTACCGACCTGCTGCACTGGAAGCAGCTGCCCATAGCACTGCCGCACCTGGCTGCGGGTGAGTCATGGTCCGGCTCCGCGGTGGTGGACGCCAACGATTCCAGCGGACTGTTCGACGGCGGGCAGGGTCTCGTCGCGTTCTACACGAGCTTCAACCACGATGCCCCCAACGGCAACCAGTCCGTGCGCGCCGCCTACAGCAAGGACCACGGCCGCACCTGGTCAATCGTGCAGGCTGCGCCCGTGGTGGAAAACCCGGGCGGCCCTACCGGCAGCTGGGACTTCCGGGACCCGAAGGTCACGTGGGACGCGGCGAGCGGCAAGTGGATCATGGTGGTGGCCGGCGGCGACCACCTGCGTTTCCACACGTCCACGGACCTGGTCCACTGGACCTTCACAAGCTCGTTCGGTTATGGCGACTGGGTCCGCGGCGGGGTCTGGGAATGTCCGGACTTCTTCGAGCTGCCGGTGGAAGGCAAGCCCGGCGTCAAACGGTGGGTGCTCTGGTGGAGCACCGGTGCCGTCAGGCCCACCAACGGCTCCTCGGCGCAATACGTCACCGGATCATGGAACGGGACATCCTTCACCGCGGATACGGGCCCGGAGCAGGTGCTGCAGGCCGACTCCGGCCGCGACTACTACGCGGCCATGAGCTTCTTCGGCGCCCCGGACGGGCGGCGGATCATGCTGGGCTGGATGAGCAATTGGGACTATGCCTTCAGTCCGCCCACCGGCCGCTGGAACGGGCAGCTGAGTGCCCCCAGGCAGTTGAGCCTGAAGGAACTTCCGGACGCCGGGCTCCGGCTGGCGCAGGAACCGGTAACCGAACTGGCCGCGCTGCGAACGGCCACGTGGCAGGCGTCCGAGGTGACGGTCACGCCCACGTCGGCCAATCCGCTGGCCGCTGCTTCCGGCCGGTCTTTTGAGCTGGAGGCCGAGGTGGCCATCCCGTCCTCCGGCGGTGCCTCGGGCTTCACCTTCGGGCTCCGCAAAGGCACGCCGGGCGGCGCGGCAACCGGCACCGCCCAGGAAACCCTGCTCCGCTACGCCGCCGGCACGGGATCATCCGCCACTGGCACCATGACCGTGGACCGCGGGCAGTCCGGCCGGGGAGACTTCACCCGGTATTTCGCAGGTGCCATGGCGGACAATTCCAGCACGGCGTGGAGTTCCGAAACAGTGACGCTGGCCGGAGGGGGGAGCGAGCGGCGGGTGAAGCTGCGGGCCCTGGTGGACTCCTCCTCCGTGGAGCTCTTCGGCGGGGACGGCACGGCAGCCATCACCTCCCTGGTTTTCCCGGACCCGTCCTCTGCCGGCCTGTCTTTCAGCACCAGCGGCGGGACCGCCCGGCTGGTGTCCGCCAAAGTACACCAGCTGGCTGACACTTCCCGCCTTACCGCGGCGCCGCCGTCGGCCGTCCTGCCGCAGGGACGCGGCACGGCCCGGCACAACCTGGATTCCTACTCCGTTGTTCCCGGCGGCCGCTGGGAAAGCACGGGAGCAGGGCTGGCCGGCACGTTCGACAAGGACTCCACGGCCATGAGCGCCGCCTCGTACTCGGATGTCCGGGTGGCTGCGACCGTTCGGTTCGGCAGCGGGCCATACGCGGGGGCCATGCTCAACAGCGACCGGGTGCCGGAGCGGGGGTACGGCGGGGCGGGTTCGGTGCTGCTGCGGGCCTCGGCCGACGGCGCCACGGGGTACTACGTCAACCTGGACCCGAACCTGCGGCTGGCACGGGTCTTCAAGCTGCAGGACGGCGTCTTCGATCCCGCCGCCAGCGTCCTGGCCAGTGTCCCTGTGCTGCTGAGCCACGGCGTCAGTTACAGCCTGGAGGCCGCGGCTGCGGGGGAGCGGCTGACGGTGAAGCTCGACGGGGTCGAAATCCTCGCCGTCAATGATGCCTCGTTGTCCTCCGGCAAGGTGGGACTGAACGTGTTCGACGGCCGGGCAGCCTATCAGGATGTGCTGGTGACAGGCTCGGGATGA